CATTCGACTGTCTCAAAACCTGAACCAGCCAACTCACAAATCATCAGTAATGATCCATGCTCGGAGTATCAGTATGCCTCTAGATTATTGTGTGTATCAGTATTCTTCAGTGTCTCATCCCTTTCCATTAGTCTGGCTGGTTGCCACAAGCAGTAGAGAACCTAATGAAGTTCTTTTATTGACCTATCTGTCTCACTTCAATTGCATTATGGATCCCCTGGGTTGTTATACGTTCCTTTTATCCCTTTTCTCAGAGTATATCCAATTATCTCTTTCTCTTGTGCCGTTGCCATTGATCTGCGCTCTATTTGTGGTCTTGCGCAGCCTGTGCTTTTCTCACCCACATTGCTTGCATCAAGTTGTTCATCACCTCAATGTTATGTTACTTGTAGACAGTTTTGCTGTTGTGGACGGATTTGTTGAAAAGCGACCGTGTGTGTGAAGCACACTAGTTACTCCATCATTCCGTCTTTCTCCAGCTTGTCCTGATTCAGTCATGAGCTTAGTCTTCTTATTAATGTAAACATGCCTAATGAGTAAATCAAACTAGGACAGAAAGACAAATGGCTTCCTGATGATATAATTAGTCTGTGCTGTGTAATGTCTTGGTAGTTTATTTTCCGTTTCTGGCTTGTGGCTGTCAGACAGtatgtcaacaaaaaaaatcatgtccCTTGCTCAGTCTTAGGATTTGGCTGATTTGTTTGCTGGATTTCATGTCCTTCTTTATTCTTTATGCGTCACTTTTATTGTGTGGGGTGACACATTTAATTAGGAAACAACACTTGGCCATgttgcattttcaatcatatttCAAGTATGATGATTTTGCAGCCATAACTGTCACCTTATACGGGAATGAGCAGCTGTGAAGCAGTACGTATAAGGGTCACAGTGGGTCACAGTCTTTCATGCATATATACAAAAACAGTAAAAGTATTCCTTTAATAGAGTTTAAATTAGGGCtggcaaataataataaaaattaatcagattaatccgttttccaattaatcaggattaatcaccatttgcaaccttgtctgaaatatgcaattttattgtgtattttatgaacaaaaaaaaaagacacatattAGTGTTTATTAAATttacatcaagctaaaagataccacagatgtctgaaaatctaatacagtattattaaGGCCAGtgtggggttgcgttcaaagacaccacgacATTTAAGTTCAATTGACATATTTTGATTGTATGTATAGCAAATTATACTTCCATGTTAAGAGTTATGCATTGTCCATGAACGCATCGTCACGTGAACAGCTCCTGGCCAGCACAGAGAGAACAGTGTTAGTTAGGTCCTGCTCCGGtacaaagaaaggagacagttACGGAGTTGTTCATCATTGCGTTATATGAACCAATAAATTAGTTTAATGATTGTTTTACATGAAGAGTGAGTTACTTTTAAGTCCacttattgtttacattttgtctttctctttatttagaccacacatacgcacacagtAAAGATGTtcttgtgatgttcagagtgtctATGAATGCACCTCGAGCAAGCGCGGTGGACAAGGAGAGATGCGTTTGCTAGTTGGAGGTACTTATATggcgttggaattgcactgctgttgatgtggtGTGCGCATGCGTTACTTGCGTAACAAAAAGGTAATTAAATAATTCAGATACCGCTGTTAacgcattatttttgacagccctagtttaaacatgacaggaataaagtgtacatttacaagaatacaagCTTACTGTTATGAGGGGAGAAAAGGTTGttaattgaatttattttattttcattgaggcCCTAATACTCCTCCATAACAGCCGCTATACATCTAGCATTGCGTCTTCTGTTTTTTGCTCCTATGTTTGCTGCAGTGACAAATAGGTAGGCGGCATAGCTGATGGCTGTTTTTTAGCGTCTTTCTCCCTTTACAGCTGATGTGTATGCATGGATAAAAGCCTTTACACTAACTGCAcccaagggaaaaaaaacccttaaGAGGGAAACTCCTTTTTAAAAGACTGACTCATGCGCTAACCACAACCTTATTTTGCTTGCCTGCTTGCTATTGAAGCACACATACAGTCCAGTAAGATTTCAGCACCCTCATTAAATGTGAAAGAACAAACTGTCACAATGCACTAATTTCACAAAATGGAAGCTGTCCTGTCTCATAATCCTTCCCCATTTCATGAGTCACTGGCTCCCCTCCCCCTCTTGTCATTTTCATCACTGGCACAGTCCAGAAATGGACACCTGGCTGCCTTTTAGGGACTGGACACCAAAATAATACCAAGTACAGCTATTAGATTGGTGAAAGTAAAGTACAACAAGGAAACTGGGGACAGATGTGTTGCATGgatggagagagagagcgagggagCTACTCCATGATGTATGTCATCCTAACCAGAACATTGTTGGGATATGAGATGTCACTGCTGGCCTCCATGAGCTGAAGTGTTGTTACATTTTAATATGTGTGTGATTCACATGGGCGGCAATAGCGTTCAAGAAGATTTATGTGCCTTCAGCCCAAATCCGAGCATGCTTCTGCATTACAATTGCGCAAATAGAATTTCTGCTTCCCCTTCCTCCCCTTGTTCCCTTTTAATCAGCCTTTGTGAAAAGACATGCCAAATGTGGATACCAGTTGTGCATTCCAACGGGTCATTTAGCCATGGTTGTTTGGTTTACCCGCTAATGCTACATGTTATTTTTGCGTCTCTCCACCAATGTGATGTCTTATTGCAATAAGTAAATGGATCCAAAAGTAAAGCCAATATCCGTCTCATAATGTAGGTGTGACTACACTAACATGTAAATTGGATTACAGTATAAGCAATTCACCATCAAAATAGAATGGAGACAGTAGTGGGCTATTTTCTGTCTTGTGCCCACTGAATTGATGGAAATCAACAGTGtgttcagtttgttttttttttgtttgtttgtgtgttctttCAAGTAAATTTTTTTGTCTAGGTGGAGGTGACGCCTCTTCAGATGTGGGAACATGTTGGCTATGGACCAAGGAGTGGTGGAGGAATGGCTTTCAGAATATAAGGTACTGTAAAGCACTATGAAATAGTATTTGCACCCATACACAGAATAGCAACTGTACATTATCGGCCATATTATCAGTAACAAGGGATCGCCTCCTTTGCAGAAAAGCATGCTTATTCTCAAAACTCATTTTATCCTGCACAGCAAGGCTCAAGTGGTAACAAACCTTGTATGTTTTAGACCCTGCCGGACAGTGCCGTGTCAGCCTATGCCACATCGCTAAAAGACAAAGGTGCCCTCGTACCCGCACTCTACAAGGTCATCCGAGAGAACTACAGTGAAGTATGGACGtaaccttttttaatttttatacctacagtatatcacaaaagtgagttcacccctcacatttcaacaacCATTTTATTATCTTCTCGAAGGGCAAGGCTGTAGAAATCAAACTTGGATATTACTTAgtgagtgtacagcttgtacaacAGATTAGATTGACTGCCTTCTAGTTTACTAGTTGGCAACACCTCACAATaagcatgtccaaattgtgtccggAGTGTcagtatttagtgtgagcaACATTGTGGTCTAGCACTGCCTGTGATGACATCACCACTACCTTCCACTTGAGCATGtcccacaggtgctcagttgggttcaggtctggagacatatttggccactccatcacctttagcttcctcagcaaggcacttgtcatcttggaggtgtgtttgtgctcgttatcatgttggaaaactgccaggCGGCCCAGTTAACGAAGGGCGGGATcgtgctctgcttcagaatgtcacggTACATGTTAGAATTTATCCTTCCCACAGTGGCAGGCGGTGCATATTGTAGCTAGGCCTGTGTCAATTTCATCTattctgctatacaagctgtgcaATGGCTAccctaaagtatatccaagttcagctcccttgagaagatatccTGTAAAAAAAATGGGTGTTGAAATGTGAGAAGTGTACTCGCTTTcataagatactgtatgtgtttgacTTTAACCAGCACTTTAAGAACAATGCTGCACTGATTAATTGTATTGTGACCATGTACGTACCATGTTTTCTATCATCCTCAGCTGTTGGAGCCAGTTTGTCACCAGTTGTTTGAGTTTTACCGGAGTGGTGAGCCGCATCTGCAACGTTTCACTCTCCAGTTCCTGCCAGAACTCCTATGGAGCCTTCTCTCTGTGAGCGCAGCCAGGGACCCACACACCTCTGGCTGTATTGAGGCCCTGCTGCTGGGCATTTACAACCTGGTAGGGAAGGATGAGTGTgtgtttcagttttgtctggCAGGATCACATTCTTAAACTGGGAGATTAATCGTTAAAACAACGTGGGgatatatttcattattttcatgtttAGAAAGATGAATTTATAGCCTTTCTGCCTCGTTAGAAAGCAGTGTCAGGAGGTATGAGTTAGAAATAGAAAGATACTTGACAGACCGTGTCTTGCAAATATCACATCCTAGTTCTTTTCATGTTTGTACAGAGCTCATTTTAGTCCTATTTTAATCTGTTTTGTTGTGTATTGCTGTGAGCACAGCGTTTGCTCTCTTCGTGTCTGCATAATAGAATAGGTCATGTGTCATTCAGCACACAGGCTTATTTCTAATAATTGACCTGACATTAACAAGCACTCAGGGGACACTCAAACCCTGGGGTGTTGATGGTGTTAGTGTGGATGTGCACACAACATAGACACAGAATGGAAATGTAGACCCTCACACAAACACCCACACATTACTGTAAAGATGAGTGTTTCCGGTGAGATAAGTGCGACCTCTTCCCCACGTTTATTTTGTTTCacataaacagacaaaaacCCTCTGTTTTCCTCACTCACTGATATGTTTCTTTGTCTTCAGGAAATAGTTGATAAGGATGGACAGAGTAAAGTGTTGTCCTTCACTGTCCCTTCCCTTTCCAAACCTTCAGTGTATCACGAGGtatgaaacaaacacacacagacaaatgtAAGAAATTATGTTACTTCTCAAAATGTCATCTTCACCTTCCAGCCATCTGCCATCGGCTCCATGGCCCTGACAGAAGGGGCCCTCGCCAATCACGGGCTGAGCAGGGTGGTGTATAGCGGGCCACATCTCCAGAGGGAAAACTTCACCGCACAGAACAGGTGACATTCATGatgattatttcacatttggTGGTATATTATCAGCAAATTGTTTGGTTggattggttttttttttaatgatttacaGATGTATAGTACTGTATGTCTGCAGCTAATTATTATCATGCCATTCATTTCCATCTCAGATTCAAACATGAACTATTGAATACGTCCAGCACCTGTTTGTGCATTATGGCCATGATTCAGCGATGGCCTATATGTCAGCTGTTCACCCATGTTAGTTTGAAAGTTGTTGTGTTGCTTTTAGGGTTTATCTTTTGTATTCTAAGGAACATAGTGGCTTCCAAATTCAGGAAGTTGTTGTCCGGCTTATCAGCTCGGCCTCCGGATCTGTCTTGGCACTTCTAACTAGATCTAGATGAGATCACATGAAAGTCATCCGCTGTCAGACACTACCGCAGGGTGCTTGGAGAGATCTTTACAAATGAAACTTCTGCAATGCAGTACCTCCTAAGGAATACTTCTTTTAGGTCTCCcatgtttatatttttcagTTGTTTGGATTTCTGTTCAGATTTGTTATTTTAAAGTACTATATAATGTGTTTGTCCAGATTTGATGTGCTGACCTTCCTGTTGCTGTGCTACAATGCTGCTCTCAGCTACATGAGCGCCACTTCCCTCCAGTCCCTCTGCCAGCTCAGCTCTAGGTAGAACACACACGGAGGCAGACTTAGCATTTACCACATCTTTTGTAGCTTCAATTCTCCTTTATTAGTCACTAGTCTATTTAAGCTATATTGCTTTGCTTGAACATGTGCGATGTCTGCAACTACACAGAACATTTGCTTTCTGCTTGGTGCAATTTAAACGTCCCTGTTCAACTGTTACAACTTCTCATATTTTGTTGCTGTTTATCCTCCAGAGTGTGTATATGTGGTTACCCACGGCAACAGATGCGGCGCTATAAAGGTATTAGTACACGGATGACGGTCACATCAGATTTCTTGGTTCAACTCCTCACAGGGATACACTATGCATTGTGAGTGTACACACGTGCCCGCACACACAGATTcactattcatttttaatttgctctatatttttcttttgtgcacatttttggggtttgttgttattataattTGTTATGTGCACCACActgaatatatttattttagtttttttagtaTAGCTGTCAAAATGAACTCTTAGTTATTATATAAAGCATTTCAGCAGTAATctgatcattattattttacatcaaTTGTGTGTAGGTGTAATGGGGAAGCGGAACTGGGATCCAAAGCCTTGGACGATGTTCTGTATCGGGCCCAGCTTGAGTTGTTCCCCGAAGCACTGTTGGTGAGTGCGATAATCGTTTGCATCATTGTAGCCGTGTGAGGGGAAGCATGTGACGTAGACGCACATGCTCGCCGGCGTATTGCCTTCGCACACAGCACATTATGCTGTATTGTGTCGGCCTGCTGTGTCCGTCTGCAAGCTGTGTGTAATCCCACTAGATTATTTACATGCTTTCCACTCTGCTCTGTTTAGCTGTAAATCCTTGTGGGGGAAGCAGATTGAACCTAAGCCTGCAGTATGACTACACCAGTCAAGGTGCATTCCTccacaacagtcaaaacacatgATTTATGGATCTACGTTAATAGGATCTTATATGAAAAATAGTTTAAACGCACTTGCCTGGAATGTTGTCCAGGTGTTTATTTATGCACACAGGTCATACTGTCTATAAGGTAGACAGGCATAAGATCTGATAGAAGCTGCCTTCACAAATAATGCATAGTTTTAAGTAATATTCAGAGGAGGTGCAATAGAAACTACAAAACCATAATACGGTTGTAGTTAGCAGACTTGTAGAAAGACTTGCTAAAAGGgacaaccaaaatattagaaataccTCTGATTATGATGCGGCCGAGTCTTATACCTCCCTCTCAGATTGGCAGTCAACTAGAATAGCAGCTCTTGTACTTAATCACATTCGAATGATTggctgtgtacctaatgaagtggcatTTGAATGAGGTGTTGCTGCGGCAGGGACAAAAGGCATGTTGTCCTGGGATTATGATTCCACTCGTGTTCATTTTAAGAATGTCCACAGTGCAAAGACTTGTAGATAGTCTTAACTTGGTGGCATTAGGGCAGGGGCCTTTGAAGATTAAAAGCTTTCTCTTGCGCATAAATCTGAAAGAGATTGGATTATAGATCAGCTTTTATTTGGTTAAGTCACATGGTTACCTTGTTTGGAACACTAatcgtgtccaaagtgcggcccgcgggtGTTTTTCTATTGGCCCAAGTATAATTTAAcacgaaagcaaaaaaaaaaaatgcagcaaaaatggaaaaaaacagcagtaattttaaaagaataaagtcaaaatattaaagggaaaaaaagatgtaatctaatgagaaagagAAACTAACAAAgcaatgaataaagttttaatttttggaacatttggttgcggaaaaaatgataagttttatatataataatatcatgggaataaagtcataattatgagaagacaatttacaagaaaaaagttggaaagcTCTTtggaaaacaacagcagcaatggaaaaaacagctaattctacaagaataaagtcaaaatattaacagaaaaaaagttgtattctaacaagataTAAAGcctcaattttacgagaataaactcacaatgttatgaggaaaaataatgtcatttcagtaccacagagttgaaatattaaagacaaaaaaagttcatactaataataggcttttttaacaacaccacaaaactgagatgcagtttttttcttgaaatatatacaacttcttTGCATATCTAATGTTGGCCAGAGGCTGTACAAATGCAAATTAAGCCAAAGTAACTGCAGCAGTCTACCTGGCAGCTCTGGAGCAGTCTTGGCTAACAGTGTATGCTCATCCCATCCATCAGGTGGGTAATGCCATCAAGTCGTCGCTGCGGGGCGCAGCACTGAAGAGCAACACAAAGGAGGGCGCACGTAGTATCCAGGTGGAGATAACGCCCACCGCCTCCAGGATCTCTCGAAATGCTGTCACTTCCCTCTCTATAAGGGGGCACCGCTGGAAAAGACATGGTAAGTGCATTATGGTGGTGGTGTGCACATACAAAACAACGACACAACAGGGAGAGGTTACTCTCTGATCATTGTCCATCATCATTCCTCTGTCTTGTAGTCACCATGTGTTTTAGTGGCGCCACTCATGATCCTTTAAACCGCCAGTGTAGATGGGGCTTTTCCAGCTTACTTGGCCACGCAGTCAATAACAAACCGCTTTTATCTGCACGCATTTTAGATGCGGTAAATTATATCCTTCATTATCATCAGGACCTCATCTGAAGCCATCATATAACCTTTTTATCTGCCGGATTCTGCTCATTGCCTCATAGTGACTTGTAATGGGATATGACGCCATTCAAATCTCCACAACATATACCTTGACCACGTGTTGTCTTCTTATCACTATAATTTATGTCTTGTTATTTTTCTGCCATTGCATTAATTACTTTTGTGTGTCTTCTTGTGGCCATGTGTGCCTGTGCACATTGCTGTCTTTGTTTTCCACGTGTGTGCATGATATggctgtatttgtttgtgtgtgtgtgtgtgtgtgtgtgtgtgtgtgtgtgtctgtctctgTGCATGTTTGTTGTCCTAAACCCCCCCTCATGCCACACCAGCAGAGTCCCAGGAGGTGAGTGTAGACAATGAGGCCGTGCCAGGGGGTGTGGCCGTCCCCGAGATCAGTGTGACAGGCGTGAGCAGTGAGCGAATGCCCAATGGAGACTCCCTGCGGCCACGCTCTATCCAGCCTGATGGCGAAACTTTGGGAGGTGCTACAGATGCCGGCCAGGACCCCCGAGGTCATGACTTCGGCACGCGGGGGCAGGAGGTCAGGAGGCAGAAGTCTGTGAGGCGAATGATGGAAAATGAGAGTTCTGGGTCAGCCTCCATAGGGAGGAGCCAGTACTAAGGTCCTGCCCCTCCTCCCCTTTGCCCCACTCCTGGGGTAACCTAGGTAACTGTCTGTGGGGGCGTTGTCTGAAAAGCTGCATGATGATTACcccttttttaccttttattttgcGCTCAATCACCCTTTTATTCTCCACCTAATGACACTATTCCTCATATGTCAGTCCAACAGCATTCACTCACTCTGTCCTCTGCGACTCAAGCTTTCTCTTGATAAGGCTCCTTTAAATCAATTGTTTACGAGCCTAATAAGAACGTCACATATAACAAACCCGATTTGCTGAATTACGCTACATGTTTAGCAAAAAAGCAGCAATTACTCTAGATTAGTTAAGCATTAGTAGAATTATTGCACGATATATGTGACATATTCTTCCAGCTCCTGGCGTTCTCAGCAAGCTCtggggtttggggggggggggtctcaaATTTTGATCCGCCTCCATACAGCACTCCTGGGTTGCACATGGAGACTTCCTTTAGTTAATTAGCTAGATGCTGGG
The DNA window shown above is from Dunckerocampus dactyliophorus isolate RoL2022-P2 chromosome 20, RoL_Ddac_1.1, whole genome shotgun sequence and carries:
- the hycc1 gene encoding hyccin isoform X1 is translated as MLAMDQGVVEEWLSEYKTLPDSAVSAYATSLKDKGALVPALYKVIRENYSELLEPVCHQLFEFYRSGEPHLQRFTLQFLPELLWSLLSVSAARDPHTSGCIEALLLGIYNLEIVDKDGQSKVLSFTVPSLSKPSVYHEPSAIGSMALTEGALANHGLSRVVYSGPHLQRENFTAQNRFDVLTFLLLCYNAALSYMSATSLQSLCQLSSRVCICGYPRQQMRRYKGISTRMTVTSDFLVQLLTGIHYALCNGEAELGSKALDDVLYRAQLELFPEALLVGNAIKSSLRGAALKSNTKEGARSIQVEITPTASRISRNAVTSLSIRGHRWKRHDAVDLGSPDELMDISEADEGLWPGGVGPDVNPPTITISNSVTTLNLGAKAMKKCRLSGRGSKDKEVSPLTTARAASENAEVSVKRLTLTSSQSVPKAGALTSLTRTASAVFSRSFEQVAGGPAPPSSNHTASEAGHYSCSLQEEGMGYLNPGQNHTQRSPSISVHLGSDL
- the hycc1 gene encoding hyccin isoform X2; the protein is MLAMDQGVVEEWLSEYKTLPDSAVSAYATSLKDKGALVPALYKVIRENYSELLEPVCHQLFEFYRSGEPHLQRFTLQFLPELLWSLLSVSAARDPHTSGCIEALLLGIYNLEIVDKDGQSKVLSFTVPSLSKPSVYHEPSAIGSMALTEGALANHGLSRVVYSGPHLQRENFTAQNRFDVLTFLLLCYNAALSYMSATSLQSLCQLSSRVCICGYPRQQMRRYKGISTRMTVTSDFLVQLLTGIHYALCNGEAELGSKALDDVLYRAQLELFPEALLVGNAIKSSLRGAALKSNTKEGARSIQVEITPTASRISRNAVTSLSIRGHRWKRHAESQEVSVDNEAVPGGVAVPEISVTGVSSERMPNGDSLRPRSIQPDGETLGGATDAGQDPRGHDFGTRGQEVRRQKSVRRMMENESSGSASIGRSQY
- the hycc1 gene encoding hyccin isoform X3 codes for the protein MLAMDQGVVEEWLSEYKTLPDSAVSAYATSLKDKGALVPALYKVIRENYSELLEPVCHQLFEFYRSGEPHLQRFTLQFLPELLWSLLSVSAARDPHTSGCIEALLLGIYNLEIVDKDGQSKVLSFTVPSLSKPSVYHEPSAIGSMALTEGALANHGLSRVVYSGPHLQRENFTAQNRFDVLTFLLLCYNAALSYMSATSLQSLCQLSSRVCICGYPRQQMRRYKGISTRMTVTSDFLVQLLTGIHYALCNGEAELGSKALDDVLYRAQLELFPEALLVGNAIKSSLRGAALKSNTKEGARSIQVEITPTASRISRNAVTSLSIRGHRWKRHESQEVSVDNEAVPGGVAVPEISVTGVSSERMPNGDSLRPRSIQPDGETLGGATDAGQDPRGHDFGTRGQEVRRQKSVRRMMENESSGSASIGRSQY
- the hycc1 gene encoding hyccin isoform X4 — protein: MLAMDQGVVEEWLSEYKTLPDSAVSAYATSLKDKGALVPALYKVIRENYSELLEPVCHQLFEFYRSGEPHLQRFTLQFLPELLWSLLSVSAARDPHTSGCIEALLLGIYNLEIVDKDGQSKVLSFTVPSLSKPSVYHEPSAIGSMALTEGALANHGLSRVVYSGPHLQRENFTAQNRFDVLTFLLLCYNAALSYMSATSLQSLCQLSSRVCICGYPRQQMRRYKGISTRMTVTSDFLVQLLTGIHYALCNGEAELGSKALDDVLYRAQLELFPEALLVGNAIKSSLRGAALKSNTKEGARSIQVEITPTASRISRNAVTSLSIRGHRWKRHAESQEVSVDNEAVPGGVAVPEISVTGVSSERMPNGDSLRPRSIQPDGETLGGATDAGQDPRGHDFGTRGQETQWIWVPRMS